ctttaggcgggtagtgcggagactattgaaagtcttgGCAAAGttctcgagcagggtggcgcggtctcgggacttgaccacgagattgtcgatgtaggcctcgacgttgcggccaacctgcgaatcaagggtaatgcggatggcgcgctggaaagaagacccagcattgcgcaaaccaaaaggcattaatgtataacagtaagtccccaccggggtggtaaaagcagttttttcttcatcctcaacggccatgcggatctggtgatacccagagtttgcatctaaaaaacataaaagatcgcatcccgcggttgcatctataatttgatcaatgcgaggcaagggaaaaggatctttagggcaagccttatttaggtcggtgtagtccacacacatgcggagcttgccgttggccttcgggacgatgactggatttgccagccaatcggggtggaggacctctagGATAAAttcggcgtcaaggagcttgctgacctgttcctggatgaactcctggcgctcaggcgcctgctgccggaccttctgcttcaccgggcgggcgttcgggcgcaccgccaagtgatgctcgatcacctccttggGGATCCCAGGCATGttggacggttgccatgcaaacacgtctgcgttagcccggacgaaggcgacgagcgcgctttcctatttgctgcccaggtcaccgccgatccggacgacctgggtagcgccttcgcccaccacgacctccttcgtaggaacagaggcgtcggcggcgagtcggggtttggatgaagagggtcccgggccccctgtgcagccttcaaCTTCGGCCTCgtctgagaccaaagccatgtacatCTGTTCAGCGCAGGAAACAGCGCTGCTGGAatcggcagtcacggagatggagcctgctgggcccggcatcttaaccgtgagatatgcataatgggcgtccatcatgaatttggcgagcgccgggcgcccgaggatggcattgtaggggagggggagctccgcgacgtcgaagaggacgttctccgtgcagaagttgtcccgactcccgaaggtcacgggtagctcgacctgcccgaggggtagggagtgcccgggcgtcactccgcagaatggaagcgacaaCTTTAGGCGCCGggagggcacctgcaactttttgaaggcctccttggataggaggttgaggccagcacccccatcgatcagcactttgccgaccttgacattgcagatggtgggggacactaccaggggtagtcgccccacggctgcagtactcgcggggtgatcggccatgctgaacgtgatcggggcgtccgaccacctcaggggcctggcggcctcctcgctcggggttgccgagcacacctcgcgccgcatgaccttgatgccacggcgcgaggaaggcgtgtaggcgcctccatcgatgaaggcaacggtatgctcgggctcctggaagccgagctcgatgttgccgggggcggcctcagcatcgcctcccccacggaactcatcgcgctccctctggcgttgctcgatgagacctttgaccgtacgacactccgtgagatcgtgccatctggtctggtgtatggggcaccatttgcctggctcgggccccgcgggagctgGGGTCCTCGCTGGAGCAGGGGCCCAGtcgggtgccggggctcttgcgggagccagtgccctagctggtgccggggccctcgcaggggccggggcccgaggaggggccctcgTCTTCTTCGTTGGTTGCGGCACagtcgactgcttgggcttgttcttTCCTTCTTCGTTGGTTGCGGCACGGTCGAACGCTTGGGCTTGTTCGTCTCTTCTTCGTTGGTTGTGGCACGGTCGAACGCTTGGGCTTGTTCGTCTCCTCTTCGTTGGTTGCGGCACGGTCGATCGCTTGGGCTTGTTCGtctccttctctttctcccTGTGTGCCGACCCCTtaatgcactcgccggccgcgacataccccgaacgggaaggaaggggcacaagttccaagacgtcatgactgagaaaggcgtcatcatttcctctgggcgaagtgactggggcggtcaaaaaacgcggcgcgcgtctggtcacttgtcactgtggacgccctggcaacgggcgccgttgagagggcccaccgggcagccccagagccacccggcgtgcccgccctgtcttgttcctctgccacggcagggcggcaggcggaacgccttgatactggcaacgttatcccgagatacaccggataatacgggacgggacccgtgcaattaatagccccacgcccctctgccaaagcatggcaggaactgacgccgcggcgggagcagttggatatgtcaggccacgcgcgcttatttaatgcggccttggacctctgacgggcggacacctcatctgtgggccccttgggggcctctctgggtcgtcggggaaccgagtgctcggggagtactgttcacctcaTCGGGCATTCTCttccgggaatgcctatctttgtccgcccggcgtgcccgctctgTCTTGTTTCGCtgccacgagcaaccccgagcactctctcccgagcactcgctcccgagcattctcacgctagccctcggggaaccgtgcgctcggacACTGCTGCgcgcggtccccgagcactctctcccggaacttagctcttctgatcgtcgggggactagggtgctcggggatgagcgggcacctccccgagcactttcttctcggtacttggactctgcggttCATCGGGGAATTGggatgctcggggaccagagactgtggccccgagcaccttctcccggaacttagattttcctcatcccgcaggagggacctcgcgggatggtgacacgtggcggacggctggcctggcctcggaactcaaggacccccggttcctgatacccGACAATATCCAtaacattattacaacatttctaatttttttttatctccaacagttaTCTTATTTTTACTTTTCATTGCTCCCTTTTCTTTCGCATCCACCACATCTTTATAAACAGTAATAGAGATGATAGATAATCGACAAATAGCTGCATCACTATAGCAGTGGTGATACGGCAGCTGCTAGAGACGTTTGCTGGCTTCCCGGTTGACAAAAAAGACAACATAGTGATGGAGATCAGCATTTGTGGTAGCTGCTAGCTTTCCTGTACTATATTTAAAtgttatgtgcatgcatattctcCTCACGGCTGATGAGCTAGCGTACGCCTGCCAAGTCTAACGTAATTGTCTCCACTTCTGGGATTATTCTGTGCATGTTGCTATATACTTCCTCTTATTGTAAATATAgttcgttttagcctcctcaactattctttaaatataagtcattctcaaatttctatacacttttttctcttttgttcccttcttgcccttgtttaataaatgctatcactctcacaaataaatgagttatcttttccaatgcagaataaataagagGCAATAAagttatttgatctactttcttaattcttatgtataagtctaaaacgacctacatttgcagtCGGAAGGAGTATCATGCCGATTCCACTAGCTTAGTTGCCGCTTAATTGCCACCAACCAAACCACTCATTGCTTTCTTCGAACTAGGGATGACAACAAGGCGGGACGGGGCTAGAGAGTGCCCCGTTCCCACCTCGTCCCAATGTGGAGCCCCATTCCTGTCCCCGAAACACAGTTCAGGGTCAAAATCGTCCTCGTTCTTATCCTTATCAGATCCTCGATCTCTATCAGGGCCTCGTGGGGGAGGCGCTGCGAGCTATAGTTGTGCTCTACTGGAGATGCTACGGTGTTAGAGGCCGGAGATGGGCTGCATGCTGCTATGCTGGAGGCCGGAGGCGAGCTGTGTGATGCCATGCTGGTTGCTCTGGCGAGCGACGCTCGTGCCCTTGAGGTCGTGCGCCCTGGTGAGCCACGTCCAGTCAAACAACACCCATGCCCTGAAAGCTGTGCGCCCTGGTGAGCGCGCCCTAGTGAGCAGTGCCTGTGCCCTAGAGGCCAAGTGCCCGTGCGCTAGAGGCAGGCTATTGCCTGCTGCCGCGTGCCCCTACCGCTAGCGCCTGCTCACCCCTGGACTCTGGGCCCTCTAGGGGCCAAACGGGGAGAACTACGTCCCCGCCCCCGTCCTGACTTGGACTCGGGGCCTTGCCTTGTGAGCCCTATAGGGAAAAAAACTCGCCCCGTTCCTGCCCTGTTCGGGACAGATCCTTGCCCCTTGAAGAAAATTGTCATCCTTACTTCAAACCATGTATTGCTTtcttaattaataataataatttattcAAACCACGTATTGTATCTAGTATATTGCACGGGTTTGATTGGAACATTTTCTTCTACAAAGATATTTTTGGTACATGCCTACTATATATCCACATAGCAGCTATTAGGCCCAAATGATGAGTTCATAGCTCCTTCGAATACGATTAATACTGCTAATAATTCTTAAATTATccaagatccaattacaagagcacgtgcatgacaattagaccactaaGTAAACTCATTTCTGgctgttcatgcttctttggatggattcctactaaattcttataatattttattgcttagaaacatgagaaaagcaccacaaccttatccgGATATCACCCCTCAAagaccaagtctactcagactcgataCTGAGCTCTATTCGTGGTCGTGTTGCAGGACAACATGCcaataaaacaggcataactctctcatacaaagtccgttttagacAATCTTTTATACTCTAAAAATCTTACGATGAAcgctttccaatggatatgaggttgaccaaatatttcttatagtttagtcagagtaaaaaataaggtgttgcgccaccgTTTTAgatctagttgggtcttgtaatcgtgttgggattggagttcaggttgtgtacacctctttctATAGCTGCACAATGCtagatcgacctcctcacatATCCCCTATATTtacacagtagccgtcgtagtttaggttcaggttagcttagattattctgttttatacagtttcgccgcttgttcggtttgtagaaccccaactcgagtactacattgttaattagcaatattcagattgcatctaactgttcttgcttatgttctcgattcgcttgtaggaaaaaccttcttagtgaggtcaaccgcgtcttagcacggttgataaccacagagtagtggtgtagtggttgtgagaattctcgatctgttctgttcggaacctttggatcatcaacatcgaaactctaccaatcaacttatcatattaattttcaaaaaatcaGATAAACACATATCACCAAATATACTAAGGAGTCACAGAAATAGAGCATCATATGATGCATCGTCCATTAGTTGGATCGTATATATCCACATCAGTAATCCATTGTATTTTTGGCATTTGTGAGGCCCACTTGGGACGCGGAAATTGTTCTCAATTCCCACGGGACTTGAGCTGTTTGCTACAAAATTTCCATGAAATTCCTGTGTTCCAAATATGCCCAAAAACGTGACAGGATATCTTAATTAATAAGCATCTTTTTTATTGTATATATCCCATAACATAATGCATTATTTCTGCACGAGTCTTTTATTTCGTAAGTTTCTGTCGGACCAGCAGATCCATTATTAGTGTATTTGATGACCCGAGCTTATCTGTCTCTGTAATAGCTGGGTAGAGAGCTCTTATTACAGTGAACTAACTGGAATTGATCAGCTGAAGGGCCTCTGGTTGTAGCAGTCCAGGTTGGCGCCGTAGCTGACCCCGAGGATGTCGCAGTAGCGCTTGTAGAACCCGATCCGGTCGGCGACGCGGTTGTCGGCGCCGTGGCCGCACTCGAGGCCGCcgttgatgatgttggtgatgacgCCGTACCCTGGCACCCTCCCCGCTGCCTGGTCGGCGCCCGAGGGGCTCCACTGGCCCGTGATGACGGCGTGGCACGACGGCTTGGGCGACTGAGCCGTCATCCAGAACCAGATGGCCGTCTTGAAGGAGATCACAGGGTCCGTGGCCACCAGGTCCGGGTTGTTGAGCAGGTCCACGCCGATCGCCTGCCCCGCCGGGCCGTAGTTGTAGTTCCAGGAGATCTGGATGGGTCCGCGGCCGTAGTACTTCTTGCCGGCGGCGCAGGGGTACTGGCTGCTCGCCTGGCAGTAGTCGGAGGTGGCGCCGTTCTCCTGCTTGAAGCAGTAGCCCCACGAGTAGGGGCCATCGGGCGCCGTCGCCCACCCGCCCGTCGTCTCGTGCGACGTCTGCGCCAGGAAGGCCGCGATCTCGCGCTTCTGGGTGTCCGCGTCGCCCGTGGTGCCGAAGCCGTCGAAGGAGCCCGCGGCGGCGATGAAGGCGTCGTACGTGTAGAACCCCCTGGCCGGGCACGCCCCGTCGTTGCGGTGCAGCAGCATCTGGTCGAACAGGGAGCTTGACACGATGGacgccacgccgccgccgctgccgcctccgccgctgccgcctcctcctccgccgcctcctccgcagcCGCTGCACTGGCTCTGGCAGCCGTTGCCGCAGTAGTCGGAGGTGGAGCCGCACCAGCCGAATTTGCTGCAGCAGAGGCAGTTGGGGCAGAGCGCCCCGCCGGCCTGCGAGCCGCACTGCTCGGCGCGCGCAGCCACGGCGAAGGCCGTGGCCAGAATGGCCGCTAAGGCCAGTGCTCTCGTCATGGCAAGCAACTAGCTAGCTTGCTCAGTCACTAGGTAGACGTGTAGTAAGTAGTGCAGTCGCACTGGTGGTGTGTGCAAGGAGAGATGAGCGAGCATGTCCTTATATAGATAGAGTATTGGAGCAGCGTGTACGTGTCCAACTTGACACGATGCATGTATCGATATCGCTTCTCCATTTCATAGTCCACTCTAGGAATAATAGTCGTACTGGATTCATCTCATCTTACTGATGACCGGGTTGCTCATAACGAAGCCAAGTCATGGATGCATATTAATTGCCATAATTCATGCATGCAGCACGTACGTACGGCTGTTGCCGGATTTGATTTAGCTTCCGCTGACCTGAAGCACAAATCTGAACCACACAATTCATTTCTTATTTTATTAGAAGCTAGAACTGGTTTAGACAAATTTTTATAGTTTCTGAGTGATAATGTTTTGAGaggtattacatatattatatatttaatcTATATCAAAAATTAATTCAAAAGTAACTTTTTTATAAGcagctttaaaaaaaatcttagtcCAACCAAACATGTATTTAAgctagaatatatatatatatatatatatatatatagtacatgGATACAATGTTTATTGGCTAACCACATGTCAAAGTTTAGCCAGTGGTGGATCTAGTCGGGCAAAGTAGTTAGGACGAACTTTAATATGAGATTAAAGAAAAGTATCTTAATTaagataataattaagtgaagcGAACAAGTCCCTAATAATTAAGTGAAGCTAACAAAATCCTTAATACCTTTTTATTCTATACGAGTAGTTGTAGGAGCAAGAGTGGTCGAGTGGGGATTACTGTTTCATTTTCTGCATCACGTCTATCACCAACTCCACTCTCTCACTCGTACTTCGGGTATCCAAAGATAttggtttgaaaaatctctTTACTATTGATGTCTTGATGATCTAATAATTGATATCCTACAAAACACACAACACACGGTAAGAAATCTCTTCATTCATTGCACAATGCaaattgcatattttgcacttgCACAAAGCAAAGAGTTCTCAATTGCTCATCACCAGTACCTCAAATCCTGAATCTGAATGCCTCACacagtcacacacacacactctaaCACAGACAACTCAACTGGACAAGCAAAATCAGTTTGATAGCTAACCAATTTAGTACCTTACCTCAAATGAATTTGTGGCTCGCGGTGGCAGCCAGTGCCGGAGTGGCGGAGTGCCCTATGCAGCAATGCCACTTCACAATCCAAGTCAATTTATAGTCTATGACCAAAGCCTGAAAATGTTATGCAAATCATCAGGTACGACatataaatgaaagaaaataggTGTTGATGCATATATCTTCAAACCTGTAACAGCTTAAAAGGTACTAAAACACGCAAGGGTGTCTCATTTAGCAGTTTTGGAGAACTGATATCAAAAGGCTTAAGCAGTTGAGCTAGCTAGAAAAAGATTGCcaatatactacttcaaaattGCATGTTGTTGTTTTCGGGGAAAAAATACTGTATGCTATCCTAATGCTCCATTAATTCGAGATAATTTGTGGAAATGGACAAAGTAGGCACCTTTCTAAGCGGGAGGCCGGGAGCAAGTTGAGAAGCCCCACGAAGCTAATGGCGAGAAGGAATCCGGCCATCCACCCGACGTCCCGATGTTGGGCTCCTTGTAGCTCCCTGGAGGCTGTGCCGCTATGCGGCTGTGTGGGCCGGCCGAAGCCAATGGCGTCCTTGACAGTTGACTCCTTGCTCCTTGCCCGCAGGCCACCGCCTTCAGGAGCCCGAGAGTTACGGTTGGCAGGGGCTAATTGGAGTTGTGGTGAAGATTAGGAGTCTGATTTGGGGGAAACGGGAAATGGCGAAGAGGAAGCAATCCAACTGGGCCAATTGGAATCCAATTGGGTCACTGGTCCGTGCAGATGGAAAGATGCGGGTGTTGACCTCACAGCCCAACTGCCCAAAGCCCCAAAtgggtcttcttcttcctagGTTCCTCACAGCGACATAGCCTCACGCAGTCACGCTGTCGAAAATCGATGAATCCTCTGAAAATCCATAAGGGGGAGGGGGAGTCCGCCGTCGGGGAGCTCGGGCGGCCGCTCAGACTCGCCCAAgcggtggatccgcccctgagTTTAGCCCAAGCTAAACTTTAGTGAAGGCCACTGATCTAGATCTCGTCACTTCTTTTACTCTCATTCTTTCCAAGCTAGCTCACGAAGTCTGAAGCTATCTCACATTCTCATTCCCATCCTCTCCTCAAATAAAAGCAATCTTGCCAGCTGGGTCAGCCTTCGTTATTAATAGAAGACAAAAGCATAATCTCAAGTGCTTCTACTTAATCCACCTCTAATAGTCTAATTTCATCTATTTACAACAATTCTACTCAAAACACATAAAATCATTTCATAGGTAGTACATTATatgttcttgtttttttttccttctctcccGTTCTAGAATTGTTTCATGGGGCCTACTAATATTTACCAACAACTAGAATGTAAGTAATTATTCAGTTTGTATTCTTGTGATGTATTCGGCATTACTTCTAATTTTGACACAAGAAATTTGTTATTGCTTGTGTTCAAATATAGGGCCTCAGGGATTAAAAATGTGctaaaatttcataaatttggGATTTCGAAGGGGAACAAAATATATAATTccgaaattttctttcactgacatATAGAAAGCATAGAGCGGATGGCGAAAAATGACCGaaatttcaacaaattttcacgaattttagtttttttcacGGTAAAGAAAAAAACTGTAAAagaaaattgaaatccctgagGCCTCTAATTTTGTTTCACCCTGGACCTCAAAAAGGTCAGGACCGGCCCTGCTTGTGCGATTATATTACTGCAAACTTGGATACCTAAGAAAGCTACTTTTAGTGATCGAGATGAGTTGCGGAAGGCCACACGCCACACCACATACCGTTACCCGCGCGATTCACGTGGAACTAGGCTGGAAAAATCATCTCGATCAGTTGGGGCTAGCTAGCTGCTCAAATTTGTCTCGATCGTCTCTTCCATCCAGATCCAGCTACTCAGTCTTTGCATGCGTACTGCAGCAAGTCGTCGTCGTACGTATACCAGTTGCTTTGATTTGACGATGGATATATATCATCGATCAAACTTCGCGGCCGGCCGGCTACGTACGCAGAAGTCAGTTGCTACGAAGGTTTTGCTTCCAGAGATATATTGAGCCACGTTGTCATCCATCACTTGGCTGGATTAGTCTTTGATGCTACGGAACGTAAGACTACTTCATTAATACGTACACAATAGTACTGTACCACCACATGCTTTTCACTgggaattgaagaaatatatagGCTCTTGAATGAACCATGTGAGGCAAGGAGCGTGGCTAAGTAGACCCAATGCTACCGTTGACGACaatggaaggaaaaaaaagagaggggagtCCCTAAATTTCATGTGCTTGAAATTAGGGGTTTTTCCTATTGATGTTTTGGTCCGTTGGATGACGATCAAGGGTCCATGTGTTGTCTTCAATCTTccgtcttcttcgtcatctACAACGACTGTTTCTTTCCTTCCTATGCTAGTGTTGTCTAGCTCTCCTGCCTCGCTGTCCTCCACCATCTCTGACCTGTCATCTGTCATTGTGCTAACCACTTCAACACTGTCCATCGACCCTGCGGCCAACGATATCTCACTCTTCGTCTGTTGTTACTGTAGGATCAACCTCCTTCTAAGGCCATCCCTCTAAACCTGTCAGCCTCCGAAACCCCATAACCCTAAAACCCCGTCAGCTAAACTCATCGTTGGCTatgagtgattttttttttttgcgttttCAATCGTAGGTgtgagaaaaaaagagatacCAAAACTTGGACCAGCCCATATGTAGCACCAGTTTCATGGCTACATTTGCCATTTTGGGCCTCTGATAAAACGGTTACGATTTGGATAGG
The sequence above is drawn from the Phragmites australis chromosome 10, lpPhrAust1.1, whole genome shotgun sequence genome and encodes:
- the LOC133931250 gene encoding chitinase 1-like translates to MTRALALAAILATAFAVAARAEQCGSQAGGALCPNCLCCSKFGWCGSTSDYCGNGCQSQCSGCGGGGGGGGGSGGGGSGGGVASIVSSSLFDQMLLHRNDGACPARGFYTYDAFIAAAGSFDGFGTTGDADTQKREIAAFLAQTSHETTGGWATAPDGPYSWGYCFKQENGATSDYCQASSQYPCAAGKKYYGRGPIQISWNYNYGPAGQAIGVDLLNNPDLVATDPVISFKTAIWFWMTAQSPKPSCHAVITGQWSPSGADQAAGRVPGYGVITNIINGGLECGHGADNRVADRIGFYKRYCDILGVSYGANLDCYNQRPFS